The Geobacter anodireducens genomic sequence CAAGTCCATTAAGCCAGAAAATTATCGTCCGGCCAACTTGCCTACTTTACCAAGAGCCCAGAGGTCTCGTAAGTTTCTGGTGGATATGACCTATACCCTGGAAAACGACATAGTGAACGATAAGGGGGAACTGCTGTACCGAAGGGGTATAGGTTCAATCCTCTCGATTATGTGCCGTACAAGAAGACATTGGTGGTGATCAACGGTGACGATCCGGATCAGGTGAAATGGTTCCAATCGTCATCACTGAAGGAACGTCTGGATGTTTCATTGTTCATATCGCAAGGGACTTCGCTCGAATTGGCGAAGAAAATCAAGAGGCCAGTCTTCTATGCCACGACCCCGTTAGTTGCCCGTTTCCAATTGAAGGCCGTCCCTTCAATTGTGAGGGTTAAAGGCAGGAACATGGAGGTTGAAGAAGTGGCCGTGCAAAGGAGTGCTAAATGATGAAATCTCGCATCTTATTGGCTGGGGGCTTGATGGTGGTACTGGCAGGTTGTACAGGCCCGAATACGGTAGCGCGAAACGTTGAAACTGCTGCAACCATCAATAATTTAGCAGGAGCACCAGGTGCAGGTTGGGTTGGGCTTGCCGCTTCTGCCGTCGATGTTATCTCCAGAGTCGGTAAACCAAAAGTTGGTAAAACCTCTGACCGATTAACTGCTCTTGTTGCAAAAACCCCATCAATTTTTTGGGATATGAACGGGCAATACAGGTGGGGTGAGTATGCTGTTTGGAGAGAAGACGGGGAGACGAAGAGAATCAAGATAGATCAAATCCCACAGGAAAAATTGAATTATAAAGCAGCGTGGGCACAAGCAGTAGGACTTATTCCGCAAGGTATTTTCTCTAAGGATAACCCAGAAGTCCAAAAAAGAAATCTCGATGCCTGGGAAAAGGGAGAGCTTGTCGTAGCTGAATATATTGGCTTGAATGGAGTTAAAATAGTTGCAATCTCAAAGAATAACGAACCCTTTGAGCTTATGCTGCCAGAGGAATGGGCCGAGAAGTCCAAGGCAATAAAATGAAGAGAGTTTTGGTCGCTATCGTAGCATTAGCTCTTGTCTACAGTAACGCGGCAGCCGGCACCCTTAACCCCGTTACCGACGTTTGCTGGCGCTGCATTTTCCCTATAACAACCGGAGGGGTCGCCTGGGGAAATTCGGGTGAACCACCTGCAGGAAATGTAACGGCTCCAGCCTGTGCATGCACTGGCACGAGCGGTGTGCGTATCGGCGTGACAACCTCCTTCAACGAGCACGCTTGGCTGATCGAGTCGGTGAAGACACCATACTACTTCCCCGCACTGAATGCTGAACTGTCCAATCCGGATCCTGGCTACAAGTCCGGTGACTCGCGTGGCAGCAGTGGCGATGCAACCCGTGAATCATTCCAGCACGTGCACCACTACATTTTCCCCGCATACAGTCTGGTTGGGTTGTTCACCGATATGCCGTGTCTTGAGCGCAATGCCTTTGACCTAGGTTACATGACAGAAGTCGACGATATGTGGTCGGATGATCTCCTCGCGCTTCTTATCAATCCTGAAGCCCTGGCTTTCGGCAATCCGGTGACTCAATTGTCGTGCATCGCCGATTCGGTTGCGGCAGCAGTCGGGTATCCGATAGACCCACTTTTCTGGTGCCTTGGGTCGTGGGGATCCTCCTACCCTTTGACCGGGACCACGGCAACCAGTGATCCAACGACTGCGGCAGCGGCGACGGCCTCCCGGCTAATCTTCAAACTTGGCAGGGAAGGAGCCCTATGGGACACAGGGATCAACGAGTGCTCGGATCGCGGGGTTTTGACTCCGTTCATGATCAAATCAAACTACAAACTTCAGATCGCCAGGCCGGTGGTTGGAAACCAATGTATCCCCATCGGACGTTCAGGGCTTATCTGGGGGAGCGGAAAAAACCCGGTGGTTGGCGGCGCCGGGAAGACGGACGAATTTCTGTGGGTGGTCACGAGGAGGCGGGTGTGCTGCGTTGGCTACAACGTAACTCAACAGTAGCGGCTCTTGCGGTCTTGCTGGCGCCGGCCGTGGCGGGGGCAGCAGGCTTCATCTATACCCCGGACGAATGTTACGTGGTCCAGAAGGTGGACAAAGCCTCAAATGCGGTACATCTGTCCGTTGCCGGAAAATGCCAGAGGAGGGTAGGGCGAGCCTTTGTAGACCTCGATGGTGAAGTTACGATCTATCGTGACGGTCGTGAGTGGAAGAAGCAGACCGTGCAACCTCTGTCCATGCCGGACCTTTCCAAAACGCTGAAGGATGCCGAGCGAATGGCGAAATACATGAGCGTACCGAAGAATCGCTTCGAGAAGGAGATGCAGGCGGAAGCGGCAAAGACCATTGCCGTTTATCATTCTCCTGAATACCAGGCGAAGATCGCGGCGGAAATGGAGAGAATAAAGCGGGAGATGTTCCATGAGCAGCTGAAGGACCTCCCAGCCGAAAAAGGGGGCCTGAAACAAGAGAGCGAAAAGGCGGAAAACATCTTTGCCGCACCGGGCCGCCTACAGGATGACGAGCGGATTTACGTCTTCATCTCCTCTTCGATGCCCATGGAAACTATTCGCTCGTATGCCGCGGCCATTGGTCGCATGAACGACCCGAAGAAAATAGTCATGGTTATGCGAGGATTCATCGGCGGCATGCAGAAAATCGGCCCGACCACGAGCTTTATTGCCGACTTGTTGAAAGTGAAATCCTCATGCGACCTTGCGGCCGGAGAACAGTGCCAGATGGTCAACGCGAACGTCCTGGTCGACCCCATTTTATTTCGGCGTTATGGCATCACGCAGGTGCCTGCCACCGTCTATGTGAAGGGGGTAAAGGTTAACATCCCCGAGCAGAGCGAAGGGAATGATGACGTTTCGGTGGGCTCATTTTGGACGGTTTATGGAGATGCTGCCCTCGAGTACAACCTTGACAAGATACGGCAGGATTCTGGATCCGAAAGCCTCAAACG encodes the following:
- a CDS encoding conjugal transfer protein TraU, with the protein product MKRVLVAIVALALVYSNAAAGTLNPVTDVCWRCIFPITTGGVAWGNSGEPPAGNVTAPACACTGTSGVRIGVTTSFNEHAWLIESVKTPYYFPALNAELSNPDPGYKSGDSRGSSGDATRESFQHVHHYIFPAYSLVGLFTDMPCLERNAFDLGYMTEVDDMWSDDLLALLINPEALAFGNPVTQLSCIADSVAAAVGYPIDPLFWCLGSWGSSYPLTGTTATSDPTTAAAATASRLIFKLGREGALWDTGINECSDRGVLTPFMIKSNYKLQIARPVVGNQCIPIGRSGLIWGSGKNPVVGGAGKTDEFLWVVTRRRVCCVGYNVTQQ